The region TGACCTGAGCAATCAAGTTCGCGAAATGATCGATGCGATGGACATCGAACCATTTGTGATCTGTGGCAACTCGCTGGGCGGTTTGATCGCGATCGAGCTTTGCGCCGGCCAGCCGGATTACGCCAAGGGACTAGTACTCGCCGGAAGTGCCGGGCTTTTCGAACGCAGTCCGATCGGCGGAAGTCGCCCGCGTCCTTCGAAAGAATTCATTCGCAAGACTGTCACCGGAATCGTGCACCGCAAAGAGTTGGTGACCGAAGAGCTGATCGATGACTGGTACACTTCGGTCAGTGATCGTGACTACGTCCGTTTTGTTCTGCGAGTCTCTCGCGCGACACGTGACCGAACGGTCGAGGACGAATTATCCAAGCTTGATCTTCCGACGATGATCATTTGGGGGCACCAAGACACGATCACGCCTCCGTCGACCGGTCGTGAATTTCAACGACGCATCAAGGGCTCACGGTTGGAATTCATCGATGACTGTGGGCACGCTCCCAACTGGGAACAGCCGGAAGCGTTTGCGGACCTGCTGGATGAATTTTTGCCGACCTGCTTCGCCGAATAAACGCATTGTCCAGCTCCGATCACGCCGTTGAATCCGGGCAGGCTGATCAGTCCCGCGAGCCGAATCCTTCGACGGCGCCGTCAGCGAATGCTCGGCGGCGAGCGATCTGGATTCTGACGATCGCTCTACTGCTGTCGCCCGCCGT is a window of Roseiconus lacunae DNA encoding:
- a CDS encoding alpha/beta fold hydrolase, which codes for MLLKRFSDTQAEKTTGIDPQQVVDLGSGDQTVLFLHGLFGSPHHWQQVMERLSDRYRVIAPQLPVDYQPGRRQHGINAIADLSNQVREMIDAMDIEPFVICGNSLGGLIAIELCAGQPDYAKGLVLAGSAGLFERSPIGGSRPRPSKEFIRKTVTGIVHRKELVTEELIDDWYTSVSDRDYVRFVLRVSRATRDRTVEDELSKLDLPTMIIWGHQDTITPPSTGREFQRRIKGSRLEFIDDCGHAPNWEQPEAFADLLDEFLPTCFAE